In Chitinophaga oryzae, the sequence AAATGTAGGTTTGATCTCAGGTTTCAGTTCATCAGAAGAAGAGGCGAACAGTACGTTGTTGGGGAAAATTACTTTCAGGCTGTCTCTGATAATGCTTACTTCCGCTTCGTTCAGTACATTCTTCAGTTCCTTGTACTGTTTCGTCATATATACATGCGGACTGGCGCTTTTCTTAGATGAGGCGCAGGAAGCCATAAAAGTAACGGCCAGCAAAGCGTATACCCAGTAACGTGAGGTCATTAACATTCTTTTCATATCCTGTTTATTTGGCTGCAAAGGTATCTAAATTTCAGATTATCAATTTGTTGTGATGAATATCTATAATATGTAGATAAAAATATATGTAAGAGAATTGTTTACCGGTTCTTATGATCGGTTTCTGAATAGGCTCAGTTTTTCAATGCCATCCGGTACCAGGTAGATGGCCTCCGGCTTGGGTGTTCAATGTGTGGGTATAACAACATTCTTGTACATTTTGTTTGCGGCCGGATGGGAGCGCTATGCCGTCAGGTGGGTAATGTCTGCTTCAGGGGGATGCCGCCAATGTTTTTCAGCCAAAGAAAAACCGCATTCCAACGTAATGAAGCTCCGGCTAAGAGGCCAGCCAATGTTTTGCAGCCAACGATGTGTGCAGCCTCCACAACTGGCCGGCAGGTGACGTCCGCGTCGGAGAACGAGGCGCCAAAATCCTGAAACCCTGAAACCCCGAAATCCCCGGATCCCTGGAAACCCAGGGCTCCGGAAGGAAAACAATCAGCGTTGATACCACCAGCAACACGAGTCCGGTGGGGTAGTCGATGACATCCCGGAGGGAAAACAATCAGCGTTGATAACTGCCTGCGATTTTAATGAGCCGGTCAGGATAGTTGGTGATGATACCATCAACGCCCAGCGAAAGCATCTGCTGCAGATCAGCTTCTTCATCTACTGTCCATGGCAGTACCTTTACTTTTTTAGCGTGCGCTTCTTTCACCAGTTCGGCTGTCACCAGCTTAAAATTAGGGCTGTAGATATCAGGTACGAAACCCAGTTCAGCTATGTTGGCCGCAAAGGACTGCAGATTGCCGATGAGCAGCGCTGTCTGCTGTTTGGGCCATTTTTTATGTAAGGCCTGCAAGGTCCTGATGTCGAAAGACTGAATGGTCACCCGGTTGGTGATTTTTTTTTGCTGCAGTACTGCCATCACCCGCTCAACGAATACGTCCGGCGCAGGATTGTATATGCCATCGCCATCCGGGGATGACTTGGTTTCCATGTTGTAATACACCGGTTTCAGCCGATGTTGTTTTACATAGGCCTCCACGCTGTCAATCAGATCGGCCAGCAACGGACGGTGTACATTCATTTTTTGCTGCTGCGGAAACCGGGGATGCGGTTTGGTGCCGGCATCATACTTACGGATACTGTCGTAAGTCATGGAAAACAGCGCCAGTTTTTTCTGTTCTGCTTTGGTGATATCGCTGCCGTCCGGCTTCCGCATAAATTCTGCCGACATGTAAGCATCGTGTGATACCACCACCTTATTGTCTGCCGTGATGATACAGTCCAGTTCCAGCGTACGGGCGCCCAGTTTAACCGCATTGAGCATGGCCGGAATTGTGTTTTCCGGCATCAGTCCCATGCCCCCGCGGTGGGCCTGTACATCCGTTTTCTGTTGGGCGTTGCTGTGAATCCCGAAAAGACTTCCTCCCAGCAAT encodes:
- a CDS encoding glycerophosphodiester phosphodiesterase family protein — encoded protein: MKRILVLLLGGSLFGIHSNAQQKTDVQAHRGGMGLMPENTIPAMLNAVKLGARTLELDCIITADNKVVVSHDAYMSAEFMRKPDGSDITKAEQKKLALFSMTYDSIRKYDAGTKPHPRFPQQQKMNVHRPLLADLIDSVEAYVKQHRLKPVYYNMETKSSPDGDGIYNPAPDVFVERVMAVLQQKKITNRVTIQSFDIRTLQALHKKWPKQQTALLIGNLQSFAANIAELGFVPDIYSPNFKLVTAELVKEAHAKKVKVLPWTVDEEADLQQMLSLGVDGIITNYPDRLIKIAGSYQR